The Leptolyngbya sp. CCY15150 genome contains a region encoding:
- a CDS encoding FAD-binding oxidoreductase, with the protein MTSAMLTRSDDFLNAIAGIETIQDANQILKLSQDYYTFSPVLQPLLTGKVGDLVVRPANEAEVLRVAQACVQFSIPLTVRGAGTGNYGQCVPLEGGVILDMTRMQAVRWIQPGMACVEPGVKMAMLDKQARETGWELRMVPSTYRTATVGGFIAGGSGGIGSITYGQLRDRGNLQALRVVTMEDTPRVVELRGDDVQKVNHAYGTNGIITQLEVPLGPAYPWMDCMVTFPDFMTAARFGQALGDADGIIKKLITICAWPIPSYFTALRQALPEGQHGALLIIAESSLEPLTALIAEFGGTLAYQKGAKDAGKGAVLMEYTWNHTTLHARNVDASLTYLQTLFPWDPKLSMVEHMYHHFGDEVMMHLEFIRVNGKVIPAALQLVRYTTTERLQEIIQYHEAQGAFIANPHTYILEDGGRKTADPVQLAFKRQMDPYGLLNPGKMKAWTQ; encoded by the coding sequence ATGACCTCAGCGATGCTCACCCGCTCCGATGATTTTTTAAATGCGATCGCCGGCATTGAGACCATTCAAGATGCCAACCAAATCTTGAAGCTATCTCAGGACTACTACACCTTTAGCCCTGTATTACAGCCCTTACTCACCGGCAAGGTGGGAGATTTGGTAGTCAGACCAGCGAATGAGGCCGAGGTGCTGCGGGTGGCGCAAGCTTGCGTTCAGTTCAGCATTCCGCTGACAGTGCGGGGAGCAGGCACGGGCAACTATGGGCAATGTGTTCCCCTAGAAGGGGGCGTGATTTTAGACATGACCCGAATGCAGGCGGTGCGCTGGATTCAGCCAGGGATGGCCTGTGTGGAACCGGGGGTGAAGATGGCCATGCTCGACAAGCAGGCGCGGGAGACCGGGTGGGAATTGCGCATGGTGCCCTCCACCTACCGCACCGCAACGGTGGGTGGCTTCATTGCCGGTGGCAGTGGCGGCATCGGGTCGATTACCTACGGACAATTGCGCGATCGCGGCAACCTCCAGGCTCTGCGCGTGGTGACCATGGAGGATACGCCCCGCGTGGTGGAGCTACGGGGCGATGATGTGCAGAAAGTGAATCATGCCTACGGCACCAACGGCATCATCACCCAGTTAGAGGTGCCCTTGGGGCCTGCCTATCCCTGGATGGATTGTATGGTCACCTTTCCAGACTTCATGACGGCGGCCCGCTTTGGCCAGGCCCTTGGAGATGCTGATGGCATTATCAAAAAGCTAATCACCATTTGCGCCTGGCCGATTCCCAGCTACTTCACCGCTCTACGCCAGGCCTTGCCCGAGGGGCAGCATGGCGCATTGCTGATCATTGCTGAATCTAGCCTAGAGCCTCTCACCGCCTTGATTGCTGAGTTTGGCGGCACCCTGGCCTACCAAAAAGGCGCAAAAGATGCGGGGAAGGGAGCGGTGTTGATGGAATATACCTGGAATCACACCACTCTCCATGCCCGGAATGTGGATGCCTCCCTCACCTATCTGCAAACTCTCTTCCCTTGGGATCCCAAGCTGTCCATGGTGGAGCATATGTACCATCACTTTGGGGATGAGGTGATGATGCATCTCGAATTTATTCGGGTGAACGGGAAGGTGATTCCTGCTGCTCTGCAACTGGTGCGCTATACCACCACTGAGCGACTGCAGGAGATTATTCAGTATCATGAAGCGCAGGGAGCCTTTATTGCCAATCCTCATACCTATATTTTGGAAGATGGGGGACGGAAAACGGCCGATCCTGTGCAACTGGCCTTCAAGCGACAGATGGATCCCTACGGTCTCTTGAATCCAGGCAAGATGAAGGCCTGGACGCAGTAG